Genomic window (Thermodesulfobacteriota bacterium):
AGTTGACTTTCAAGTAGTTGAGTTCCGGCGAAATGTCCTTTGCGCGAAGCCAGCCGTTTGGAAATTGTATTCTTATCGCCCTTTAAATAAACGAATATTATCTGTTCTTTGCTTTGTTTTAAGAATTCGCGATAAGAATTTTTTAAAGCAGAACAAGCAATAATAGATGGTTCATTACCATTCAAAGAAGAGTTAATCAAGTTACGAATCTCATTAAGCCAGGGCCGCCTCTCTTCATCATCCAACGGTATGCCATTTCGCATCTTTTCTATGTTGGCTACCGGGTGGTAATCGTCTGCGTCATAGAATTTCCAGCCGAGTTTTTCTGCGAGCATTTTCCCAATAGTTGTTTTACCGGTTCCTTCTACACCCATTATAATGATGACCATGTCATGTATCCCAAAACTCTTTTCTTAATATTTTATAACTCTCAATATAAGCTTTAGTATTGAAGAGCAAATATTATCATTAGCATTAAATTCAAAATCTGCTAACGTGATTGTACACCAAAATCTTAGTTGTTTGCACTCGTCTCAATTACCATCATCAAATAATTACAGCAATGACCGGTGAACATTAGAATTTTTTCTATCGATCCATCCAAGGTTATCTCCTTTTAGTTTCAGTATGAATTAATAGTCGAAAAGTTCGTATTTATCTTTAACCATTGATAGGCATTGTTCAATTTTGAATCCTTTCTTGATTCTACTAAATCTAATATTTCAAAATACAAATATCAAAAGGCAGATATGATGGTAAGTTAAATTCGGCAGAATTATAATTCCAACGTTTTACTTTAGGAAAATTATTTTAGCAGGCCTGAACTCAATGCAGAGTAACAGAATTCTATCCCTAATTGTTTGTGTTTATTTAATCAGCTGCGGGGTCGAATACAAGGCTCCCGATTTGGGCAATTTATATACTCGACCCGCAATGGAGTCACACAGATACAGTAATCCCGTGATTGTAATTCCGGGCAACCTAGACTCCAATCACCTATTGTATGGTCAAATGTCACGTTTCTTTTTCCGACCATCTAGGTATTACGAAGGACCCTGCATTCACCGATCATATACTCTTTTTGCTCCTCGAAAAGCCGAAGTCCCGATTCAATATCAGTTTGATTACATTCCCAAATATAGATCTGAAAAGACAAATATTCTTAAAAATCCAGCACCCTTGATAATGTTAATCATTTATTTAATTATCGAGAGACAAGGGTATAATACTTGCCTTATCTTAACTCACTATTAACAATATGTAATTTTAAGAGAGGTTCAGAACTTAAAGAGCGGAATTGAGCAAAACTAGAACATTAGAGGCAATTCTTAAGAGCTCTAGAAGGGCTATACTTCTAGGTATCGGTGGTGGTGGAGACATTGTTGGTACGATTCCTACTGCAAAATTACTGGAAAACTTCGGAGTTGGACATGTTATGGGCGGCCTTTCCTGGGAAAGATCTGTAATAGATCCTGTTCCCGGCCCTAGGAAATTCAATGAAACTAGGAATGCCAGGAAGATAAACGATACAGTTTGGTATTCAAACCATAAAACAACTACAAGCACTGGCGTGAAATTCGCCGAGTCCAGGATATCGGAAATTTACGGTAAGGAAACATTGTTAGTTGATGTTAACTATGGCGTGAAAGAAGTTGTTAATGGACTATTAGATGCTGCTGAAAAGCTAGATGCAGATTTGATAGTTGGGATTGACGTTGGTGGTGACGCCATTGCATTTGGAAATGAGCCAGGGATTATGAGCCCACTCGCGGATGCAATAATGACCGCCTCACTTTCAGAACTAGAAAAAAGAATAGATACCATCATGGGAGTTTTTGGATTTGGCTGCGACGGTGAACTCACCATGCCTGAACTAGAAAAATCTATTAGAAAAATAGCGAAGGAGGGAGGTCTTCTCGGAAGCTGGGGTATCACACATGAAACACTGAAAGAACTCGAGAAGGTAGTTGAAATTGTGCCTACCGAAGCTAGCCGTCTGCCTGTAGAAGCTGCAAAGGGAATATTTGATAGAACTACCATCAGAAGCGGCAGGCGAAGTGTATCCCTATCCATTATTTCCACCATCACCTTCTATTTAACTCCTAGTGTTGTCTTTGAGAAAATATCGAAACCGGCCAGGACCGTCTCTGAATGTAGAAGCCTTGCTGAAGCAAACGAGGCTCTTCACAAATTAGGCCTTAAAACCGAACTCGACTACGAGTTGGAGAGATTATGTTATGGGTCAGGTCCTATATTATGAGTATCTATCAACAAAAAAATTAGCGTAATAGCTAGGCCAGTCTGCACCCGGTGCTATCAAAGACATCTCCTTATCAGCCGATACGATTAAGTAGATAAGTTCGCTCTTTGTGAATTTGGCATTTAGCAATTTTCCGAGTTTATTTAATAGATAACCTGCATACCAAAGAGGCCATTCAGGATCTGTGCCGTCCGTTTTAATAAAAGCCTCATGATGAGCCTTTCCAGCTTCTCGAAACAGGGCCTCTATTTTATACAGCAAATTCTCTTCAGTCAGGTATCTATGCCTCCGATCAATTTAAGATGCAGAATCTTAGACCTCCACAACTTCTATATCAGAGGATTAAAAATACTTTCAACATTGAGAAATTTTCAAGAAAGTTGTTCAGTCCATCACGTTTCGTACATACCAATCGGACATATTGACGATATAAAACAATTTAAGGTCTCCTTGGCGAAGACCTCATCTTATAATTGTAGGAATCTTTGTAGGGATAGTCAATGGGAAAATGGGTTTTATTGGAGATTTCATCTCTTGAAGATTTTCATAGTTAGATGGGGGTAGAAAAATATGAATTGTTTACTGTTAATTTCCTTCGCATTGATGAGGCGAGTTAATTAGCAGATGCGTAATTTATCAATGGGCATACTCTCAATGTTCAATAATCGCAATATAATTAGGATTTATATTATTTTGCATTTGCGAAGAAAATCCTTGACAAATCGTTGAGAGTTGTTATATTAAGCTTAAAATAAATTATTTAGGAGGCCATAAATGGCAGAGAAAAAGGAAACTCAAAGATCCAAGGACGTTACGAATCCGGTAAAAGAGCTTACCGGTCTCGTGAAAGAAAGTTGCCTGAACGGCTTTGAATTTGCCGTATCCCTCTGGGAAGAAAATGTCAAGTCTTTGAATAGCCAGGTTGATTATTTGATAAATGCTGAAAAGGATTATGTAAAATCCTTGAAGGAATTCTATTCAAACCTACCAAAGGAAGTTAATCCTTTTGGAAATGGGAATTCAAAGGCTTTAGATGACGGAGTTGACCGTATCGTAGCTTTTCAGAAGGAATATATAAATGCTGTAAGAAGCATGTCTGATAAGCTTACAAGGGAAACACGTGATCTTACGCATAAAAATGTTGAGAAGGCTTTTTCGTTATTCGACGATTATCTGAACTCATTCAGAGTATAATCAGAATTCGAAAATATCTGTAGGGATAAAGAGTAGCGTCTGCATCTCGCAGGCGAATCATTTCAAGGGTAATCTTACAAGGATGGACCCCAAGTAACCAAATGGATGTCGGCGCTACTGTTGTCTGTTGAATTTAATCGAGCACACAAATCGCGATTATAAGAGGAAGTTATATAGTCGATAGAATCGTTGATGATCAGATAGCGGTTCGTTCCATAAATCTGTATCTTAAGAATACTATTGTAAAGAAGGCTTAAATATCTTCTCCCGTAAATTAACGCTCATATTCTCGAGCTAAAAGATTAGAGAGCAAAATATCGATCAAGAATCCATAATTTATTTCTAATTTCTTTGTCTTGATGCGGAATAGATACTGACCTATCGTCAGGACATGGTTAAGCATGATTAATATAGTTATATTCTTAAGGCAATTTTTGGAATGCCGATTGATACTATTTAGTTCTAGATGGAATTATGAAAAAGAGGATTAAGATTGAAATCCGGAAATCTTGTCCGTTAATTACATGACATCTACAGTAGTGACAATCAAAAGTTTATATTTAATCTTTTTAAGACGGAAATCATTGTGAAATATAGTGAAGCCATAATTGCACACGAAATTATGAGGCTTGCATAAAAGTTAACTTTGGATTTAAGTAGAAGCGGCAGTGCTATAAAAAGTGACAAAGAAGGGATTACCAGCCAAAAAATACTGGTCGAGAGTTCGGATATCTTTTCCACACTTTTCGTATCGATATAAAGCCAAATGAAGGCGAGGATAGAAATCATAGGGAGCGAAGCAAGAATTCCACCGAGAAGCGAACTACGCTTCGATACCTCAGAGATCGCAACAACCAAAATTGCTGTGATAAGAACTTTAACGATGTAATAAAGCATTTGATCAGTAGTTATTCTAACATCATATAAGCTCAAAGAAGTAATAATATGTTCTTACGAAAAATTAACTTTTCAGGACTTCTGTAACCAGGACATCACTTTAAAAATGCATATCCCTTGAGATTAGTGTCTTTTAAAAAGGCTGTATCATCTTTTTAGATGATATTTTGAATTAAATCTGTCTAGGATCGATAAAAACTCATCGGGCAATCTTTCTCTTACCTTTGAGACTATCTCTTCCGGAATATACTTGTAAAATGCATGAGCAATACCTCCGGCTATGCAAGCTATCGTGTCGCTATCACCTCCCAGTGAAATACCGTTCCTAATTGCGTCTTCAAAATCTTCAGACTCTAAAAAAGCTATAATCGATTCCGGGACAGACCCCTGACATGAAACGTCGAAACTATAATGGGGTCTGATTTCGTCTAAACTGCGGTTCAAGTCATAACCAAGCCTGTTGCTGACTTCTTGTCTAATCTCTCCCTTATCCCGTCCTTCTTTTGCAAGGAATACGGCAAGTGCCGTAGCCTGAGCACCTTTCACACCTTCGGGATGATTATGCGTAATTTCGGCACTCCTCTTAGCTTCTCTCAATACTTCATCAACAGTGTTACAGGCAAATCCTATGGGGCTTACCCTCATGGCGGAGCCATTCCCCCAGCTATTGTAAGGTCTACTCTCATGAGAGAATATCCAGTCGTAAAAGCTCATGCCATAACCAGCATCAGGGTATTTCCTTCCGAAGGTTTTTAATGATGTAGAATAATCTACGTGATTTATGATAGAATGAGCGACTGCTACCGTTAATACCGTATCGTCTGTAAATCTTGAGCGAGGCGAAAAAAGGGGGAAATCGGTGGTCTTTATAGGTCTACTCTCAAAGACAGAACCGATTATATCGCCTGCTATTGCTCCTAACAAGATTTTTCATTCTCCGTTTACAGTATATTAATTACCTTTACTACCAGGCAGCTACATCTTTGTAGGCAATGATTTTACTTGGCTTAACCCTGACCAGTAACTCACCAGGAACAGCGTTTCGTTTACCAAAGGCCTCGGCTTGATCGTCACCCATGTATCTCCCGCCAATACGAGTAGCCCAGTACAACATTTCTTTCAGGTCTTCTGAAAAGGTAGCTATTCCCTCAATTTGAACAAAGGCATATGGTGGGGTTTGATCATCAACGGTTAAACCTACCCTTGGATCACGCCTCATATTCTTCGCTTTAACTGAATCTCCACCAGTTGTAAAAACTATATTCCCATTATGAAGATCAAACCAGATGGGAACTACATGCGGACTACCATCCTTCTTTACGGTCGCAATCTTCAGAGTTTTCGTTCCTATTAACATAAATTCTCTGTATTCATTTTTGGTCATTTCTTGCATATTATCGATAACCTCCCTGGGGAGGTATATTAAACACTAATTCGAGATTTGGTGATTATTAAGATCATAACAAATTATATATCTTTAGATTCTCGGTCTCGGTAAAAATATAATACTGCACGTTCGATGTTCTAATAACAGTTCTTATAGGAAGGAATTTTGACGATTTCCGCTAGGTCACTAATTTTATAGAATATTTGATGCTCAGCAGTATTTAATAAATTGAGATGGAAATTCACCATCTCGGTGCTCTTGAGGCAATGAATTGAGTCTAACCAACCTGAGAGGCTAGTTAGTTTTTCAAGCCGCCCTTGAGCGATTATTTAGACGTAGCCCTATATGATATAGCGAGAACTATTGTTGACAGTTAATTAATATCGACGGCCGCCTCCTCTGCCTCCTCCTCCTCCTCCCTTGCCAAAGCCTCCTCTGCCTCCTCCTCCCTTGCCAAAGCCTCCTCTGCCTCCTCGGTCACCAACACGTTTTTCTGTGCGTGGACGGGCTTCATTTACATTAATTGCTCTTCCTTTTAACTCTTTCCCATTTAGGGCACTGATAGCAGCTTGAGCCTCCTGCAAAGATGGCATCTCGACGAATCCAAATCCTTTTGATTCTCCAGTATACTTATCTTTTATGATAGAGGTTGACGTGACCTGCCCAAATTCTTCGAAAGCGGACCGTAAGTCCGCTTCAGTGACCTCATATGATAAATTTCCTACATAAATATTCATTCGTATCTCCTTATACAACAGTTTCTAAGTTTAAATTTGCATAACTATTATATGTGATTTTATCTATAACTACTAGTTTCGGCTGAAAATAGTATTAATGAGTCAGCATCAAAGATTCGATGTTTGCAAACAAACTCCTCATAACATACACTTAATAACAAGATTATTTGGCAATAATCGGTATAATCTGTATAATTATTGGCCTTATTATTCAAAGTCAGAAAAATGATACAAGACAAGTGAGGAGAACAGGTGATGAGTATCGTTCGTAAAACAAATAATCGATCCTTTAAGGTCATCAGCGGGTATGGAAAATTAGAAATTCGCGATGATCTCGAGAATTCCTACCCTGATGTATATACCCCTGATGTTATGACCGCTTTGGCATCATTGGCTAGATTTAATTGGGATCAAAAGATAGTCATGGCAAAAAGAAT
Coding sequences:
- a CDS encoding gluconokinase, whose translation is MVIIIMGVEGTGKTTIGKMLAEKLGWKFYDADDYHPVANIEKMRNGIPLDDEERRPWLNEIRNLINSSLNGNEPSIIACSALKNSYREFLKQSKEQIIFVYLKGDKNTISKRLASRKGHFAGTQLLESQLRTLEEPEGVITADISKRPEVIADSIIEKLELL
- a CDS encoding ADP-ribosylglycohydrolase family protein — encoded protein: MLGAIAGDIIGSVFESRPIKTTDFPLFSPRSRFTDDTVLTVAVAHSIINHVDYSTSLKTFGRKYPDAGYGMSFYDWIFSHESRPYNSWGNGSAMRVSPIGFACNTVDEVLREAKRSAEITHNHPEGVKGAQATALAVFLAKEGRDKGEIRQEVSNRLGYDLNRSLDEIRPHYSFDVSCQGSVPESIIAFLESEDFEDAIRNGISLGGDSDTIACIAGGIAHAFYKYIPEEIVSKVRERLPDEFLSILDRFNSKYHLKR
- a CDS encoding DUF3147 family protein produces the protein MLYYIVKVLITAILVVAISEVSKRSSLLGGILASLPMISILAFIWLYIDTKSVEKISELSTSIFWLVIPSLSLFIALPLLLKSKVNFYASLIISCAIMASLYFTMISVLKRLNINF
- a CDS encoding RNA-binding protein produces the protein MNIYVGNLSYEVTEADLRSAFEEFGQVTSTSIIKDKYTGESKGFGFVEMPSLQEAQAAISALNGKELKGRAINVNEARPRTEKRVGDRGGRGGFGKGGGGRGGFGKGGGGGGRGGGRRY
- a CDS encoding PPOX class F420-dependent oxidoreductase, with translation MQEMTKNEYREFMLIGTKTLKIATVKKDGSPHVVPIWFDLHNGNIVFTTGGDSVKAKNMRRDPRVGLTVDDQTPPYAFVQIEGIATFSEDLKEMLYWATRIGGRYMGDDQAEAFGKRNAVPGELLVRVKPSKIIAYKDVAAW
- a CDS encoding DUF1152 domain-containing protein: MSKTRTLEAILKSSRRAILLGIGGGGDIVGTIPTAKLLENFGVGHVMGGLSWERSVIDPVPGPRKFNETRNARKINDTVWYSNHKTTTSTGVKFAESRISEIYGKETLLVDVNYGVKEVVNGLLDAAEKLDADLIVGIDVGGDAIAFGNEPGIMSPLADAIMTASLSELEKRIDTIMGVFGFGCDGELTMPELEKSIRKIAKEGGLLGSWGITHETLKELEKVVEIVPTEASRLPVEAAKGIFDRTTIRSGRRSVSLSIISTITFYLTPSVVFEKISKPARTVSECRSLAEANEALHKLGLKTELDYELERLCYGSGPIL